From a region of the Chitinophaga caseinilytica genome:
- the clpB gene encoding ATP-dependent chaperone ClpB: protein MNLNNFTIKSQETLQQAQQLAFNHRNSAIETGHILKALLQDEDNSIEYLLKKNDVNTGFLDGKLNEQIQAYPVIGSGEGGQVLSRDANNAILRAGASIKEFKDEFVSVEHLLLGLLGGSDDTAKLLKNAGLTEKGLKAALTELRKGGTVNSQTADATYNSLEKYAKNLNELARAGKLDPVIGRDEEIRRTLHILSRRSKNNPILVGEPGVGKTAIAEGLAHRIINGDVPDNLDNKIIFALDMGALMAGAKYRGEFEERLKAVVKEVADSNGDIILFIDEIHTLIGAGAMEGAMDAANILKPALARGELRAIGATTLNEYQKYFEKDKALERRFQKVFIDEPSVEDAISILRGLKERYENHHHVLIRDEAIIAAVELSHRYITDRFLPDKAIDLIDESAAKLRLEMNSMPEELDELERRIRQLEIEREAIKRENDQEKLRELGAEIARLSEERNTFKSKWQQEKELVDKVQNAKAAIENLKLEAEQAERNGDFGKVAEIRYGKIKEQEKLVADLSAELTGISANNKRLLKEEVDAEDIAENVAKATGIPVARMMQSEKDKLLQLEDELHKRVVGQDEAIVAVADAIRRSRAGLNDPRRPIGSFIFLGTTGVGKTELAKALADYLFDDEGMMTRIDMSEYQEKHSVSRLVGAPPGYVGYDEGGQLTEAVRRKPYSVVLLDEIEKAHPDTFNVLLQVLDDGRLTDNKGRVVNFKNTIIIMTSNMGSHIIQENFEKITEENKDEVVDRTKDEVMNLLKQTIRPEFLNRVDEVIMFQPLMRSEVKGIINIQLQQLKDLVAKNGMILEFSDYALDYLAEQGYDPQFGARPLKRLIQKEIVNLLSKKILGGEIDKAKPVLVDVFDNVVVIRNT from the coding sequence ATGAATTTGAACAACTTTACCATCAAGTCCCAGGAAACGCTGCAACAGGCGCAGCAGCTGGCTTTCAATCATCGCAACTCGGCGATCGAGACCGGCCACATCCTCAAGGCGTTGCTGCAGGACGAAGATAACAGCATAGAATATCTGCTGAAGAAGAACGACGTGAATACGGGATTCCTCGACGGCAAACTCAACGAACAGATACAGGCCTACCCCGTCATCGGTAGCGGTGAAGGCGGACAGGTGCTCAGCCGCGACGCGAACAACGCGATCCTGCGGGCTGGCGCCAGCATCAAGGAATTCAAGGATGAATTCGTGAGCGTGGAGCACCTCCTGCTGGGGCTGCTCGGCGGCAGCGACGATACCGCCAAGCTGTTGAAAAACGCCGGTCTCACCGAAAAAGGCCTCAAAGCCGCCCTCACCGAGCTGCGCAAAGGAGGAACGGTGAACAGCCAAACGGCCGACGCCACGTATAATTCTCTCGAGAAGTATGCCAAGAACCTCAACGAACTGGCCCGCGCCGGCAAGCTCGACCCCGTGATCGGGCGCGATGAGGAAATCCGCCGCACCCTGCACATCCTGAGCCGCCGCTCCAAAAACAACCCCATCCTCGTGGGGGAACCGGGCGTCGGTAAAACGGCCATCGCGGAAGGGCTCGCACATCGTATCATCAACGGCGACGTGCCCGATAACCTCGATAATAAGATCATCTTCGCCCTCGATATGGGCGCGCTCATGGCAGGCGCCAAATACCGCGGCGAATTCGAGGAAAGGCTCAAAGCGGTGGTGAAGGAAGTAGCCGACTCCAATGGCGACATCATCCTGTTCATCGACGAAATCCACACCCTCATCGGTGCGGGCGCGATGGAAGGCGCGATGGACGCGGCCAATATCCTGAAACCCGCCCTGGCGAGAGGGGAGCTCCGTGCCATCGGCGCCACCACCCTCAACGAATACCAGAAATATTTCGAAAAAGATAAAGCCCTCGAACGGAGGTTCCAGAAAGTTTTCATCGACGAACCGTCGGTAGAAGACGCCATTTCCATCCTCCGCGGTTTGAAGGAAAGATACGAAAACCACCACCACGTGCTGATCCGCGACGAAGCGATCATCGCCGCAGTGGAACTTTCGCACAGATATATTACCGATCGGTTCCTGCCCGACAAGGCGATCGACCTGATCGACGAATCCGCCGCCAAGCTCCGCCTGGAAATGAACTCCATGCCCGAAGAGCTCGACGAACTGGAGCGCCGCATCCGCCAGCTCGAAATCGAGCGGGAAGCCATCAAACGGGAAAACGACCAGGAAAAACTGCGCGAGCTCGGCGCCGAAATCGCCCGGCTGAGCGAAGAAAGGAACACTTTCAAATCCAAATGGCAACAGGAAAAAGAACTCGTAGATAAAGTACAGAACGCGAAAGCCGCCATCGAAAACCTCAAGCTGGAAGCAGAACAGGCCGAACGCAACGGCGACTTCGGGAAAGTGGCGGAAATCCGTTACGGTAAAATAAAAGAACAGGAAAAACTGGTGGCCGACCTCAGCGCCGAGCTCACCGGGATTTCAGCCAACAATAAACGCCTGCTGAAAGAAGAAGTGGACGCGGAAGATATTGCCGAAAACGTGGCCAAAGCCACCGGCATCCCCGTGGCCAGGATGATGCAGAGCGAAAAAGATAAACTCCTCCAGCTGGAAGACGAGCTGCATAAGCGCGTGGTGGGGCAAGACGAAGCCATCGTGGCCGTTGCCGACGCCATCCGCAGAAGCCGCGCAGGACTCAACGATCCGCGCCGGCCCATCGGCTCCTTCATCTTCCTCGGTACTACCGGTGTCGGTAAAACGGAGCTGGCCAAGGCCCTGGCCGATTATCTGTTCGACGATGAAGGGATGATGACGCGCATCGACATGTCCGAATACCAGGAGAAACATTCCGTAAGCCGCCTCGTGGGCGCGCCTCCGGGATACGTAGGGTACGATGAAGGCGGCCAGCTCACCGAAGCCGTGCGCCGCAAGCCCTACAGCGTGGTGCTGCTCGACGAGATCGAGAAAGCCCACCCGGATACGTTCAACGTACTGCTACAGGTGCTCGACGATGGCCGGTTGACCGACAACAAAGGCCGCGTGGTGAACTTCAAGAACACCATCATCATCATGACGAGCAACATGGGCAGCCACATCATCCAGGAAAACTTCGAAAAAATCACCGAAGAAAATAAAGATGAAGTGGTAGACAGAACGAAGGATGAAGTGATGAACCTGCTCAAACAAACCATCCGTCCGGAGTTCCTGAACCGTGTGGATGAGGTGATCATGTTCCAGCCGCTCATGCGTTCCGAAGTGAAGGGAATTATTAACATACAATTACAACAACTGAAGGATCTGGTAGCGAAGAATGGCATGATATTGGAATTCTCTGATTATGCGCTGGACTACCTGGCGGAACAGGGTTACGATCCCCAATTCGGTGCAAGGCCGCTGAAGAGATTGATTCAGAAAGAGATCGTGAACCTGCTCAGCAAGAAGATCCTCGGCGGAGAGATCGACAAGGCGAAACCGGTTTTGGTGGATGTGTTTGACAATGTGGTCGTGATCCGCAATACTTAA
- a CDS encoding nucleoside deaminase: MYPIGERERKFMAMAVELSARGMRNGDGGPFGSIVVRGDEVVGEGWNQVLTHNDPTAHAEVVAIRDACQRLGTFQLSDCEIFTSCEPCPMCFGAIYWARPQRVFFANTKEEAAAIEFDDSFIYHELELPYGDKKIPFILMPEEAAKDVFREWARKSDKTSY; encoded by the coding sequence ATGTACCCGATCGGAGAAAGAGAAAGGAAATTCATGGCGATGGCGGTGGAATTATCCGCCCGCGGGATGCGGAATGGAGACGGCGGGCCTTTCGGCTCTATCGTGGTGAGGGGAGATGAAGTGGTAGGGGAAGGATGGAACCAGGTGCTGACCCACAACGATCCCACGGCGCATGCCGAAGTAGTGGCTATCCGGGACGCCTGCCAGCGGTTGGGTACTTTCCAGTTGTCTGATTGTGAGATTTTTACTTCGTGCGAGCCCTGTCCCATGTGCTTCGGGGCTATCTACTGGGCGCGCCCGCAAAGGGTTTTCTTCGCCAATACGAAAGAAGAAGCGGCGGCCATCGAATTCGACGATTCCTTTATTTACCATGAATTGGAATTGCCTTACGGCGACAAGAAAATCCCCTTTATACTCATGCCCGAAGAAGCGGCGAAAGACGTATTCCGGGAATGGGCCCGAAAATCCGATAAAACCAGTTATTGA
- a CDS encoding anti-sigma factor family protein codes for MNDHFADIFTETACPSQDKLLAYVKGELSASERHEVEMHLQDCELCSEAVEGLSAISRKDQIPGWLRQAKWNVLHSLRRKNRRKKKRTTTSTSPSWR; via the coding sequence ATGAACGACCATTTTGCTGACATATTCACCGAAACCGCCTGTCCCTCGCAAGACAAGCTGCTGGCCTACGTCAAGGGTGAACTGAGTGCTTCCGAAAGGCACGAGGTTGAAATGCACCTGCAAGACTGTGAGCTTTGCAGCGAAGCTGTGGAAGGGTTGTCGGCCATTTCGCGGAAAGACCAGATCCCCGGATGGCTGCGGCAGGCGAAGTGGAATGTGTTGCACAGTCTCCGCCGGAAGAACCGCCGGAAGAAAAAGAGAACTACTACCTCTACATCGCCATCGTGGCGCTGA